The following are encoded in a window of Trichomycterus rosablanca isolate fTriRos1 chromosome 13, fTriRos1.hap1, whole genome shotgun sequence genomic DNA:
- the pacc1 gene encoding proton-activated chloride channel isoform X2 → MLRNETPCCYQEFNDEDSARASVTYQHNGNAPHDQDETSCDALPDEDVIDNSLFTTAFNKACLKNVFTAILVLIYLLLTTVAVFLAYQTISDFLDKFNHPVMSVSFKEVEKFAPPGIALFPGKARLLSCRHHYHDHIPPGLSTGQMEDSDCVIQEVIYTDPYSNHTKRQALVVEGPTDVRNRELIFLQFSQNETEEDFSAISYMLFAQYTDMAKSSDKAAFMKDCERNYSMWTFSGGFRTWVKMSLVRTSARGNESVEFRQESSVVKYNDRRPPEQQKNELFFVVFQWRDPFIQQVKDHPGPTNQKALLSKLKETVARKNSLKLQEETLRGTRLSRDSSSLVDL, encoded by the exons ATGCTGAGGAACGAGACACCTTGCTGCTACCAGGAG TTCAACGATGAGGATAGTGCAAGAGCATCAGTAACTTACCAGCACAATGGAAATGCTCCCCATGATCAAGATGAAACCAGCTGTGATGCCCTACCAG ATGAGGATGTTATAGACAACAGTCTATTTACAACAGCTTTCAACAAAGCTTGTTTGAAGAATGTCTTTACAGCTATTCTTGTGCTCATCTACTTACTCCTGACAACAGTAGCTGTGTTTCTGGCTTACCAAACTATTTCAGACTTTTTGGATAAGTTCAACCATCCTGTAATGTCTGTGTCATTTAAAGAGGTTGAGAAGTTTGCTCCTCCAG GAATTGCACTGTTTCCAGGGAAGGCCCGGTTATTAAGCTGTCGTCACCATTACCATGATCACATCCCACCTGGTTTATCAACAGGTCAGATGGAAGACAGTGACTGTGTAATACAGGAAGTTATTTATACAGACCCATACTCCAACCACACAAAA AGGCAAGCGTTGGTGGTTGAAGGTCCAACAGATGTTAGGAACCGAGAGCTTATATTTCTACAGTTCAGTCAGAACGAAACTGAAGAGGACTTCAGTGCCATCAGTTACATGCTTTTTGCCCAGTACACTGATATGgctaaaag TTCAGATAAGGCTGCATTTATGAAGGACTGTGAAAGAAACTACTCCATGTGGACTTTCTCTGGTGGTTTTCGTACCTGGGTCAAAATGTCGCTGGTCCGTACATCTGCGAGAGGAAACGAATCTGTTGAATTCAGGCAGGAG TCCAGTGTGGTAAAGTACAATGACAGAAGGCCTCCAGAACAGCAAAAAAATGAGCTTTTCTTTGTTGTGTTTCAATGGCGGGATCCATTTATACAACAAGTCAAAGAC catccaggaccgacaAACCAAAAAGCCCTGTTGAGCAAGTTAAAGgaaacagtggcaaggaaaaactctcttaaattacaggaagaaaccttgagaggaaccagactcagcagggactcaTCCTCTTTGGTTGACCTGTAA
- the nenf gene encoding neudesin: MLFVHISISFVFIFLCMANESKLKVQPATKPVRLFTDEELRRYDGSEDGQPIYMAVKGVVFDVTSGKQFYGKGATYNALVGKDSTRAVAKMSLNPEDLTHDTTGLTDNELESLERVFTGTYKSKYPIVGYTHRRILNEDGSPNENFKPEDQPQFSIKNEL; encoded by the exons ATGCTTTTTGTGCATATTAGTATTTCTTTTGTGTTCATTTTCTTATGCATGGCGAATGAGTCTAAATTAAAAGTACAACCAGCGACGAAACCTGTTAGATTATTCACCGATGAAGAGTTGAGAAGATACGATGGAAGTGAG GATGGACAGCCTATTTACATGGCTGTAAAAGGAGTCGTGTTTGACGTTACTTCAGGAAAAC aGTTTTATGGTAAGGGTGCCACTTATAATGCCCTTGTGGGCAAGGACTCGACCAGAGCAGTTGCCAAAATGTCCCTTAACCCTGAAGATCTGACCCATGATACA ACGGGCCTTACTGACAATGAGCTGGAGTCACTAGAACGTGTATTCACTGGCACATACAAATCAAAGTATCCAATTGTTGGCTACACTCACAGGCGCATTCTTAATGAAGATGGCAGCCCCAATGAGAACTTCAAACCAGAAGATCAACCTCAATTTAGTATCAAAAATGAACTttga
- the pacc1 gene encoding proton-activated chloride channel isoform X1: protein MLRNETPCCYQEFNDEDSARASVTYQHNGNAPHDQDETSCDALPDEDVIDNSLFTTAFNKACLKNVFTAILVLIYLLLTTVAVFLAYQTISDFLDKFNHPVMSVSFKEVEKFAPPGIALFPGKARLLSCRHHYHDHIPPGLSTGQMEDSDCVIQEVIYTDPYSNHTKRQALVVEGPTDVRNRELIFLQFSQNETEEDFSAISYMLFAQYTDMAKSSDKAAFMKDCERNYSMWTFSGGFRTWVKMSLVRTSARGNESVEFRQESSVVKYNDRRPPEQQKNELFFVVFQWRDPFIQQVKDIVTANPWNTIAILCGVLMALFKAANFAKLSIKWMIKIRKRHLRAKMREMNQIS, encoded by the exons ATGCTGAGGAACGAGACACCTTGCTGCTACCAGGAG TTCAACGATGAGGATAGTGCAAGAGCATCAGTAACTTACCAGCACAATGGAAATGCTCCCCATGATCAAGATGAAACCAGCTGTGATGCCCTACCAG ATGAGGATGTTATAGACAACAGTCTATTTACAACAGCTTTCAACAAAGCTTGTTTGAAGAATGTCTTTACAGCTATTCTTGTGCTCATCTACTTACTCCTGACAACAGTAGCTGTGTTTCTGGCTTACCAAACTATTTCAGACTTTTTGGATAAGTTCAACCATCCTGTAATGTCTGTGTCATTTAAAGAGGTTGAGAAGTTTGCTCCTCCAG GAATTGCACTGTTTCCAGGGAAGGCCCGGTTATTAAGCTGTCGTCACCATTACCATGATCACATCCCACCTGGTTTATCAACAGGTCAGATGGAAGACAGTGACTGTGTAATACAGGAAGTTATTTATACAGACCCATACTCCAACCACACAAAA AGGCAAGCGTTGGTGGTTGAAGGTCCAACAGATGTTAGGAACCGAGAGCTTATATTTCTACAGTTCAGTCAGAACGAAACTGAAGAGGACTTCAGTGCCATCAGTTACATGCTTTTTGCCCAGTACACTGATATGgctaaaag TTCAGATAAGGCTGCATTTATGAAGGACTGTGAAAGAAACTACTCCATGTGGACTTTCTCTGGTGGTTTTCGTACCTGGGTCAAAATGTCGCTGGTCCGTACATCTGCGAGAGGAAACGAATCTGTTGAATTCAGGCAGGAG TCCAGTGTGGTAAAGTACAATGACAGAAGGCCTCCAGAACAGCAAAAAAATGAGCTTTTCTTTGTTGTGTTTCAATGGCGGGATCCATTTATACAACAAGTCAAAGAC ATAGTCACAGCAAACCCCTGGAACACTATTGCaattctgtgtggtgttttgaTGGCCCTTTTTAAAGCTGCAAACTTTGCCAAACTCAGCATTAAATGGATGATCAAAATTCGCAAAAGACACTTAAGGGCAAAAATGCGTGAAATGAACCAAATCAGCTGA